The following proteins come from a genomic window of Gordonia westfalica:
- a CDS encoding PhoX family protein codes for MRIQLPLFTSAGLDAGRSSRAHVTCRYKCGDACRHDPGNSSDNTYFRDVVRTAAVSRRSVLKTSAGAAVAAGAASVLAACGDGGSGTGASTSGSASGDALPGMKFTAVPANTADAVVIPDGYRQEIVIRWGDPVLPGAPEFDFANQTPEAQAGQFGFNNDFAGLIPVDGAPGHFYLVANLEYPTEPFMFTGYKDGEPTEQQARIAMAAVGIAVVEVVAQNGSGALKTVVGPRNQRLTAASPFRLTGPVAGSEFVRTTADPAGTTILGTFANCSGGLTPWGTMLSGEENFNNYFANAGKVTDKTAAERLERYSFADDDDEHHWGRFDKRFDLAVEPNEANRFGYIVEVDPHDPKAVPVKHSSMGRFKHESANIYVVDSGPDKGTVVAYSGDDEKFEYIYKFVSSRKIKSGLSKTAREHNMRILDEGTLYVATFTAEPVDGSGALPAAGKFAGKGSWKPLLTVNADGTARSYIAGMSPAAVAVFTREAADAVGATKMDRPEDIEPNPKTGKVYCALTNNSDRGTDGKAAADLVNPRNENKNGQILEMTDNHTGTEFTWELLLVCGDPAAADTYYGGFDKTKVSPISCPDNVAFDPHGNLWISTDGNALDSNDGLFAVALDGDRRGETKQFLTVPKGAETCGPVIDSNRILIAVQHPGELDDHSADNPASHWPDGGNTQPRPSVVAVWRDGGTPIGV; via the coding sequence GTGCGAATCCAGTTGCCGCTGTTCACCTCCGCCGGCCTCGACGCCGGGCGGTCGTCCCGCGCCCATGTGACCTGCCGCTACAAGTGCGGCGACGCCTGCCGTCACGACCCCGGGAACTCCAGCGACAACACGTACTTCCGAGACGTCGTGCGTACCGCAGCGGTCTCACGTCGAAGCGTCCTCAAGACCTCGGCAGGTGCAGCGGTCGCGGCCGGCGCGGCATCGGTGCTCGCGGCCTGTGGCGACGGCGGATCGGGTACCGGCGCATCGACTTCCGGATCAGCCTCCGGGGATGCGCTGCCGGGTATGAAGTTCACGGCCGTCCCGGCCAACACCGCGGACGCCGTGGTGATCCCCGATGGGTATCGACAGGAGATCGTGATCCGCTGGGGCGATCCCGTACTGCCCGGCGCCCCGGAGTTCGACTTCGCCAACCAGACCCCCGAGGCCCAGGCCGGCCAGTTCGGCTTCAACAACGACTTCGCCGGACTCATCCCCGTCGACGGTGCACCCGGACACTTCTACCTCGTCGCCAACCTCGAATACCCCACCGAGCCCTTCATGTTCACCGGCTACAAAGACGGTGAACCGACCGAGCAACAGGCGCGGATCGCGATGGCCGCAGTGGGTATCGCCGTTGTCGAAGTCGTCGCGCAGAACGGTTCCGGCGCCCTGAAAACCGTTGTCGGACCCAGGAATCAGCGCCTCACCGCGGCGAGTCCGTTCCGGCTGACCGGCCCTGTCGCCGGCAGCGAGTTCGTCCGGACCACCGCCGACCCCGCCGGCACCACCATTCTCGGCACCTTCGCCAACTGCTCGGGCGGTCTGACGCCGTGGGGCACGATGCTCTCCGGTGAGGAGAACTTCAACAACTACTTCGCCAACGCCGGCAAGGTCACCGACAAGACGGCCGCCGAACGCCTCGAGCGCTACTCCTTCGCCGACGATGACGACGAACACCACTGGGGCCGCTTCGACAAACGCTTCGACCTGGCCGTCGAGCCCAACGAGGCCAATCGCTTCGGCTACATCGTCGAAGTCGACCCGCACGACCCGAAAGCCGTTCCCGTCAAACACAGTTCGATGGGCCGGTTCAAACACGAATCGGCCAACATCTACGTCGTCGACAGCGGGCCCGACAAGGGCACGGTGGTCGCCTACAGCGGTGACGACGAGAAGTTCGAGTACATCTACAAGTTCGTGTCGAGCCGAAAGATCAAGAGCGGACTGTCGAAGACCGCGCGCGAACACAACATGCGCATCCTCGACGAGGGGACCTTGTACGTCGCGACGTTCACCGCCGAACCCGTCGACGGTTCCGGCGCCCTGCCCGCGGCAGGCAAGTTCGCGGGCAAAGGGTCGTGGAAGCCCCTGCTCACCGTCAACGCCGACGGTACGGCCCGGTCGTACATCGCCGGCATGTCGCCGGCCGCGGTCGCGGTGTTCACCCGCGAGGCCGCCGACGCCGTCGGTGCCACCAAGATGGACCGTCCCGAGGACATCGAGCCGAACCCGAAGACCGGCAAGGTGTACTGCGCACTGACCAACAACAGCGACCGCGGCACCGACGGCAAGGCCGCCGCCGATCTCGTGAACCCCCGCAACGAGAACAAGAACGGTCAGATCCTGGAGATGACCGACAACCACACCGGCACGGAGTTCACCTGGGAACTCCTGCTCGTCTGCGGCGACCCTGCCGCCGCCGACACCTACTACGGCGGCTTCGACAAGACCAAGGTCAGCCCGATCTCGTGTCCCGACAACGTCGCTTTCGACCCCCACGGCAACCTGTGGATCTCCACCGACGGCAACGCCCTCGACTCCAACGACGGCCTGTTCGCCGTCGCTCTCGACGGTGACCGCCGCGGCGAGACAAAGCAGTTCCTGACCGTCCCCAAGGGCGCCGAGACGTGCGGTCCGGTCATCGACAGCAACCGCATCCTGATCGCCGTGCAGCATCCCGGAGAACTCGACGACCACTCTGCGGACAACCCTGCATCGCACTGGCCCGACGGCGGCAACACCCAGCCGCGGCCGTCCGTCGTCGCGGTCTGGCGCGATGGTGGGACCCCGATCGGCGTCTGA
- a CDS encoding ABC transporter permease, with product MTAAASALTTVRSGRRSLRPLLYDYLLPVLLVAMVALFAVLEPQFVESSNLVNVARQSVFLLLITLGQMIVLIHAQLDLSVGATVAATSVLVATVTREVVPGASVALGLLVGLGFGVAVGLVNGALVAFWRVPSFMATLGTTSILTGLALIVSNGAPVTGIPLKFSDVLGTGQVLGIPVPVVLGVVVMIIVAVLLGRARLGRDMYAVGGNPEAARAAGINVRRTVMIGFVLCSVLAAFAGVLLTARVGSGEASLGGSYVMLSIAAAVLGGTSLFGGEGKVWRVVVGVLFLGVLSNGMNLLHVSSYVQQLVIGTVLICAVGLERLRESL from the coding sequence ATGACCGCTGCTGCCTCAGCGCTGACCACTGTCCGCTCCGGGCGACGTTCCCTACGCCCGCTCTTGTACGACTATCTTCTTCCCGTTCTCCTCGTCGCGATGGTGGCGCTGTTCGCCGTACTCGAACCGCAATTCGTCGAGAGCTCGAATCTCGTCAACGTGGCGCGACAGTCCGTCTTCCTGCTGCTGATCACTTTGGGCCAGATGATCGTCCTCATCCACGCCCAGCTCGACCTGTCCGTCGGCGCGACAGTGGCAGCAACGAGTGTCCTCGTCGCGACCGTGACCCGAGAGGTCGTCCCTGGCGCGAGCGTCGCCCTGGGACTTCTGGTCGGCTTGGGTTTCGGTGTCGCGGTCGGCCTCGTCAACGGTGCGCTCGTCGCGTTCTGGCGAGTGCCGTCCTTCATGGCGACGCTCGGGACCACATCGATCCTCACCGGACTGGCACTCATCGTCTCGAACGGCGCTCCCGTCACCGGAATCCCGTTGAAGTTCTCCGATGTTCTCGGCACCGGACAGGTTCTCGGGATACCGGTGCCGGTCGTGCTAGGAGTCGTGGTGATGATCATCGTCGCAGTGCTCCTCGGTCGGGCACGTCTGGGACGGGACATGTACGCCGTCGGCGGTAATCCGGAAGCCGCACGCGCGGCGGGTATCAACGTGCGTCGCACCGTCATGATCGGCTTCGTGCTCTGCTCGGTCCTGGCCGCCTTCGCAGGCGTCTTGCTGACGGCTCGCGTCGGATCCGGAGAGGCCTCCCTTGGCGGTAGCTACGTCATGCTCTCGATCGCGGCCGCCGTGCTGGGCGGCACCTCGCTCTTCGGCGGTGAGGGCAAGGTCTGGCGGGTCGTCGTCGGTGTCCTGTTCCTGGGCGTGCTGAGCAACGGCATGAACCTGTTGCACGTCTCCAGCTACGTCCAACAACTCGTGATCGGCACCGTGCTCATCTGCGCGGTCGGACTGGAACGACTGAGGGAGTCGCTGTGA
- a CDS encoding sugar ABC transporter ATP-binding protein produces the protein MSAVVTLEAVGKTFGPVTALADVSFDIRAGEIHALMGENGAGKSTLIKVLAGIHQHSSGEVRVDDRAVRFKNPKESRSVGIRTVFQELSIVPSLTVAENVVLGEAPGSRAFVNPKDVRRQAAEALELLGVELDLDRPARSLARSEQQLIEIARALRHQPRVLILDEPTASLGHEESRRLLTIVDGLRARGVAVLYVSHRMAEVVEIADRVTVLRDGRYVNTSERPIIEDELVERMIGRPAETLYQHTARTPGEEVLRVEGLNTRLLRDVAMHVRRGEIVGIAGLIGCGKSDIGRALFGLEPSTVDRVRVGGADVRPAQPSKMLRRGLVYYPADRRREGLVPMRAIRESMTLGAHRAGGLTTNGLIRTKNEQQRCREFADKLDMRPRDVERRAQSYSGGNQQKAVLARGLLRDSDVHIFDEPTVGIDVGAKADVYRLLGSYADRGCGVVMISSDLTELVGVSDRIYVVAEGRITAHLKGAEIDADRVGRAMFGLPATPDPEPSPLPSTTTKESVA, from the coding sequence GTGAGCGCGGTCGTGACCCTCGAGGCGGTCGGGAAGACCTTCGGTCCGGTGACCGCCCTCGCCGACGTCTCCTTCGACATCCGGGCAGGCGAGATCCATGCGCTCATGGGTGAGAACGGCGCCGGGAAATCGACACTGATCAAAGTGCTGGCCGGTATCCATCAACACTCATCGGGCGAGGTGAGGGTCGACGACCGAGCGGTCCGGTTCAAGAACCCGAAGGAGTCCCGTTCCGTCGGCATCCGCACCGTGTTCCAGGAGCTCAGTATCGTGCCGTCGTTGACGGTGGCCGAGAACGTCGTACTCGGAGAAGCCCCCGGTTCGCGCGCTTTCGTGAACCCGAAGGACGTGCGGCGCCAGGCCGCCGAAGCGCTGGAGTTGCTCGGGGTCGAGCTCGACCTCGACCGGCCGGCGCGTTCCCTGGCACGCTCCGAGCAACAGCTGATCGAGATCGCACGCGCTCTCCGGCATCAGCCTCGTGTGCTGATCCTCGACGAGCCGACCGCCTCACTCGGACACGAGGAGAGCCGTCGTCTACTGACGATCGTGGACGGTCTGCGCGCACGTGGGGTGGCAGTGCTCTACGTGAGTCATCGCATGGCGGAGGTCGTCGAGATCGCCGACCGGGTGACGGTGCTGCGGGACGGCCGATACGTGAACACCTCCGAACGTCCGATCATCGAGGACGAACTGGTCGAACGCATGATCGGACGTCCGGCGGAGACCCTCTACCAGCACACCGCTCGCACCCCCGGCGAGGAAGTCCTCCGCGTCGAGGGACTGAACACACGTTTGCTGAGGGACGTCGCCATGCACGTCCGGCGCGGTGAGATCGTCGGCATCGCCGGACTGATCGGCTGCGGAAAGTCCGACATCGGGCGCGCCCTCTTCGGGCTCGAACCATCCACTGTCGACCGCGTCAGAGTGGGCGGCGCCGATGTTCGACCGGCACAACCGTCGAAGATGCTGCGACGCGGTCTCGTGTACTACCCGGCCGACCGTCGGCGCGAGGGACTCGTCCCGATGCGGGCGATTCGCGAGAGCATGACCCTGGGCGCTCATCGTGCCGGCGGTCTCACCACCAACGGTCTGATACGGACGAAGAACGAGCAACAACGGTGCCGCGAGTTCGCGGACAAGCTCGACATGCGCCCGCGCGATGTGGAACGCCGAGCCCAGTCCTACTCCGGCGGAAATCAGCAGAAAGCCGTTCTCGCACGCGGCCTTCTGCGCGACTCCGACGTCCACATCTTCGACGAGCCGACCGTCGGTATCGACGTCGGTGCGAAGGCCGACGTCTACCGGCTCCTCGGTTCGTACGCAGACCGCGGGTGCGGAGTGGTCATGATCTCCTCGGACCTGACCGAACTCGTGGGTGTGAGTGATCGCATCTACGTGGTCGCCGAAGGCCGGATCACCGCCCATCTCAAGGGCGCGGAGATCGATGCCGACCGCGTCGGGCGGGCCATGTTCGGCCTGCCGGCGACCCCGGATCCCGAGCCCTCTCCTCTTCCCTCCACGACAACGAAGGAGTCGGTCGCATGA
- a CDS encoding NAD-dependent succinate-semialdehyde dehydrogenase: MHLRTFTVENPATLTSVAEVPDMGPAEAREAVRRAHHVLDSWASRAPRDRSDILMRAHRMMIEDADSLADLVSQENGKSMSDAHAEIRYAAEFFRWYAEEAVRSEGTFGVANSGGSRNIVTHRPVGVAALVTPWNFPAAMVTRKVAPALAAGCSVVLKPAAETPLTAMAIADLLTRADLPDGVLTTVTTTDPGPVVDTWLGDERVRKLSFTGSTRVGRLLLHAAADRIINCSMELGGNAPVIITEDADLEQAVAGTMIAKFRNGGQACTAANRILVHRTVADDYVALLAARVGDLAVGDPRRGSAIGPMISARERDRLVTQVDTAVAGGARVVRQAPLPDLPGHFVAPTVLTDVAPGSPILNEELFGPVAPVVTWQDDDEVIALANATEHGLAAYVFAGDTLRAMALAERIQAGMVGINRGVVSDPAAPFGGFKQSGLGREGARDGLRAFQETQYLSVDWPF; encoded by the coding sequence GTGCACCTCCGCACGTTCACCGTCGAAAACCCGGCCACCCTGACGTCCGTCGCGGAGGTCCCTGACATGGGTCCCGCCGAAGCCCGTGAGGCCGTCCGGCGTGCCCATCACGTCCTGGATTCCTGGGCGTCACGGGCACCACGTGACCGCTCGGACATCTTGATGCGAGCACACCGGATGATGATCGAAGACGCCGACTCACTCGCCGACCTGGTGTCCCAGGAGAACGGCAAGTCGATGTCCGACGCCCATGCCGAGATTCGTTATGCGGCAGAGTTCTTCCGCTGGTATGCAGAAGAGGCGGTCAGATCCGAGGGAACCTTCGGCGTCGCCAATTCCGGCGGCAGCCGCAACATCGTCACCCATCGTCCGGTCGGCGTGGCGGCCCTCGTCACACCGTGGAACTTCCCCGCCGCCATGGTCACGAGGAAAGTCGCGCCTGCCTTGGCCGCCGGATGTTCGGTCGTGCTCAAGCCGGCGGCCGAAACCCCGTTGACGGCAATGGCGATCGCCGACCTCCTCACCAGAGCAGATCTCCCCGACGGTGTCCTCACGACCGTCACGACAACCGATCCCGGACCGGTGGTCGACACGTGGCTCGGTGACGAGCGCGTGCGGAAACTGTCATTCACCGGGTCGACACGTGTAGGGCGTCTCCTCCTGCACGCTGCAGCCGACCGAATCATCAACTGCTCCATGGAACTCGGGGGAAACGCGCCCGTGATCATCACCGAGGATGCTGATCTCGAGCAGGCCGTCGCCGGAACCATGATCGCCAAATTCCGTAATGGCGGCCAGGCGTGCACGGCCGCAAATCGGATACTCGTGCACCGAACGGTGGCCGACGATTACGTCGCCCTCCTAGCCGCGCGAGTCGGCGACCTTGCGGTCGGCGACCCCCGTCGAGGTTCGGCCATCGGACCGATGATCAGTGCGCGAGAGCGTGACCGCCTGGTCACCCAGGTCGACACCGCAGTCGCCGGCGGCGCGCGCGTGGTCCGGCAGGCGCCGCTACCAGACCTCCCCGGGCACTTCGTCGCACCGACCGTCCTGACAGACGTGGCACCCGGATCGCCGATCCTGAACGAGGAGCTGTTCGGTCCGGTCGCTCCGGTGGTGACCTGGCAGGACGACGACGAAGTGATCGCCCTGGCCAATGCCACCGAGCACGGCCTCGCCGCCTACGTGTTCGCCGGAGACACGTTGCGGGCGATGGCGCTCGCCGAACGGATTCAGGCGGGGATGGTGGGTATCAATCGCGGTGTCGTGTCCGACCCCGCAGCTCCGTTCGGCGGGTTCAAGCAGAGCGGCCTGGGACGAGAGGGAGCTCGTGACGGTCTCCGCGCGTTCCAGGAGACGCAGTACCTCAGTGTCGACTGGCCCTTCTGA
- a CDS encoding helix-turn-helix domain-containing protein: MSTPPPPSEAPTSGPDDAEQLGAEVRRNRKKRSMTLGQLAEQTGLSIGFLSLVERGRTNPSFTSLLRIAGALNIPMSALMPGPDQPADESSPDPGGREPHRHAVHPSGVYRDRYITPENAKTIQVLEAILEPGDRSRVAPYKHSEEEELILVLDGELEFDTGDTTRLLRAGDALLIDPRIPHSYRNPGEVAVRWLWISATA, encoded by the coding sequence ATGTCGACTCCACCCCCTCCGTCCGAGGCCCCGACGAGCGGCCCCGACGACGCCGAACAGCTCGGTGCGGAAGTACGGCGGAATCGCAAGAAGCGCTCGATGACGTTGGGGCAGCTCGCAGAGCAGACCGGACTCTCCATCGGTTTCCTGTCGCTGGTGGAGCGCGGACGAACAAATCCGTCCTTCACATCGTTGCTACGAATCGCCGGCGCGCTCAACATCCCGATGTCGGCCTTGATGCCGGGCCCCGACCAGCCCGCAGACGAGAGCTCCCCGGATCCCGGCGGACGAGAGCCCCACCGACACGCAGTGCATCCCTCCGGGGTCTACCGAGATCGCTACATAACACCCGAGAACGCCAAGACGATTCAGGTGCTCGAAGCGATCCTCGAACCGGGAGACCGGTCTCGCGTGGCCCCGTACAAGCACTCGGAGGAAGAGGAACTGATCCTCGTTCTCGATGGTGAGCTCGAGTTCGACACGGGCGACACGACTCGGTTGCTGCGCGCCGGCGATGCTCTCCTCATCGATCCACGCATACCTCACTCATATCGAAATCCGGGCGAGGTCGCGGTCCGCTGGTTGTGGATCTCGGCCACCGCCTGA
- a CDS encoding TPM domain-containing protein — protein MHWVSAFRGGWGQVVARRISAALGAIGLALGLTLVLGGIGAGTAAAEPPTRLPTYVVDSAEAITPAQRAQLEEAVDKLYNEHGIQMWIVYVRSFDGLTSENWADQTAVASELGDHDALLAVATEDRAYRLFAPDSIGGLDQSTLEDVANDYVVPQLRDGKWAEAGLGAINGLSNALDPSYTGVITAGVVGGAVVVGGGGAYLYSRRRKQRRIDGSLETLREQELTVDQLTEQPLDVLDPWSREVLTDLDNAIRTSEEELRLAVGEFGDAETAPFTKALERAKRDLAQAFTVRQRLDDDIPETDDERRRMLVEIITSCTDADGALDNQVEAFDTMRNLLINADARFDAITQQLIGLRARLDPASQQLAALTEKHGEQTLASILSNVELARQQIDFAEATADQGRAASAAPVGQQGPAVAAIRSAEGSIEQATVLLDAIDHADANISAAYSRMPALIDEVEAELAEAASLIADGGPALAAASTAARTALDAARAGFDADPLGTFTALVDADADLDDALDAARDSAAERTRRAQVLTAALESATAKVTAASDFIGTRRGAVQSTARTRLAEAQRLLQAAQNVAATDPVAATSSARQAGALADQALMAAQGDVVRWQQSQQPRSSGSSTAGAVLGGILVDSFLRGTVSGGRGGHRGGGYPGGFGGGFSSGGRSPGSFGGSGSSGRIGTGGRF, from the coding sequence ATGCATTGGGTATCAGCGTTTCGTGGTGGGTGGGGGCAAGTCGTGGCACGTCGTATCTCGGCGGCACTGGGGGCCATCGGTCTCGCGCTCGGCCTGACCCTCGTGCTGGGTGGTATCGGAGCCGGTACGGCCGCCGCCGAACCGCCTACGCGTCTGCCCACCTATGTCGTCGACTCGGCTGAGGCGATCACCCCGGCGCAGCGGGCCCAGCTCGAGGAGGCCGTCGACAAGCTGTACAACGAGCACGGCATCCAGATGTGGATCGTCTACGTCCGCAGCTTCGACGGTCTCACCAGCGAGAACTGGGCCGACCAGACCGCGGTCGCCAGCGAGCTCGGTGACCACGACGCACTGCTGGCCGTCGCGACCGAAGACCGTGCCTATCGCCTGTTCGCACCGGACAGCATCGGCGGGCTCGACCAGTCGACCCTCGAGGACGTCGCCAACGATTACGTCGTGCCGCAGCTTCGTGACGGCAAATGGGCCGAGGCCGGCCTGGGCGCGATCAACGGTCTCTCGAATGCCCTCGACCCCAGCTACACCGGTGTCATCACCGCCGGAGTCGTCGGCGGCGCCGTGGTGGTCGGCGGTGGCGGCGCGTACCTCTACTCGCGGCGGCGCAAGCAACGTCGGATCGACGGCAGCCTGGAGACCCTGCGTGAACAGGAACTGACCGTCGATCAGCTCACGGAGCAGCCTCTCGACGTGTTGGATCCGTGGTCGCGCGAGGTGCTCACCGATCTCGACAACGCCATCCGCACCAGCGAAGAGGAACTACGGCTGGCCGTCGGCGAGTTCGGCGACGCCGAGACCGCGCCGTTCACGAAGGCACTCGAACGTGCGAAACGCGATCTCGCGCAAGCTTTCACCGTCCGGCAACGCCTCGACGATGACATCCCGGAGACCGACGACGAACGCCGCCGGATGCTCGTCGAGATCATCACGTCCTGCACAGACGCCGACGGCGCGCTCGACAATCAGGTCGAGGCCTTCGACACGATGCGCAACCTGCTGATCAACGCCGACGCGCGGTTCGACGCGATCACCCAGCAGCTCATCGGCCTGCGCGCACGCCTCGACCCGGCATCACAGCAGCTCGCCGCGCTGACCGAGAAGCACGGCGAGCAGACGCTCGCGTCGATCCTGTCGAACGTCGAACTCGCCCGGCAGCAGATCGATTTCGCCGAGGCGACCGCCGACCAGGGGCGAGCCGCGAGTGCCGCACCGGTCGGACAGCAGGGTCCCGCGGTCGCCGCGATCCGCTCGGCCGAGGGCTCCATCGAGCAGGCCACCGTGCTCCTCGACGCGATCGATCATGCGGACGCGAACATCTCTGCCGCATACTCCCGCATGCCGGCGCTGATCGACGAGGTCGAGGCCGAACTCGCCGAAGCCGCGTCGCTGATCGCCGACGGCGGACCTGCGCTGGCGGCGGCCTCCACCGCCGCGCGAACCGCTCTCGACGCGGCTCGCGCCGGCTTCGACGCCGATCCGCTCGGAACGTTCACCGCCCTGGTCGACGCGGACGCCGATCTCGACGATGCACTCGACGCCGCACGGGACTCCGCCGCCGAACGCACCCGCCGCGCACAGGTGCTGACCGCCGCACTCGAGTCGGCCACCGCCAAGGTGACCGCGGCGTCGGACTTCATCGGCACCCGACGCGGCGCCGTCCAGTCCACTGCTCGTACACGTCTTGCCGAGGCGCAGCGCCTACTCCAGGCGGCGCAGAACGTTGCCGCAACCGATCCGGTCGCCGCGACCTCGTCGGCGCGTCAGGCCGGCGCTCTCGCCGACCAGGCGTTGATGGCCGCCCAGGGTGACGTCGTCCGTTGGCAGCAGTCGCAGCAACCGCGCTCCAGCGGTTCGTCAACCGCAGGCGCCGTCCTCGGCGGCATCCTCGTCGACAGCTTCCTCCGAGGCACCGTCAGCGGCGGACGCGGAGGCCACCGCGGTGGCGGATACCCGGGCGGGTTCGGCGGCGGCTTCAGCAGTGGCGGACGCAGCCCCGGCTCGTTCGGCGGCTCCGGGTCGTCGGGACGGATCGGGACCGGCGGGCGGTTCTAG
- a CDS encoding LLM class F420-dependent oxidoreductase: MAFPLRIGVQIQPQHAPEYKLIRDAVRRAEDAGVDVAFNWDHFYPLYGAPEGEHFECWTMLGAWAEQTSRVEIGALVTCNSYRNPELLADMARTVDHISGGRLILGVGAGWFEKDYDEYGYEFGTVGSRLNDFGAALPRIKSRLAKLNPAPTRHIPILIGGSGEKKTLRYIAEHGDAWHGFNDVEQYRHKSKVLAEHCAAVGRDPETIERSSAVQFDGDVDALLRDADALAAEGVTLLTVGVTGPDYDLTAVEALCRWRDTRR, translated from the coding sequence ATGGCCTTTCCTCTTCGCATCGGTGTCCAGATCCAGCCCCAGCACGCTCCCGAGTACAAGCTGATCCGCGACGCGGTCCGCCGTGCCGAGGATGCGGGCGTCGACGTCGCCTTCAACTGGGACCACTTCTATCCCCTCTACGGAGCTCCCGAGGGTGAGCACTTCGAGTGCTGGACGATGCTCGGTGCGTGGGCGGAACAGACGTCGCGGGTAGAGATCGGCGCGCTGGTGACCTGCAACTCCTACCGGAATCCGGAGCTGCTCGCCGACATGGCCCGCACCGTCGACCACATCAGCGGCGGGCGTCTCATCCTCGGTGTCGGCGCCGGTTGGTTCGAGAAGGACTACGACGAGTACGGCTACGAGTTCGGAACCGTCGGCTCGCGCCTGAACGACTTCGGTGCGGCACTACCGCGGATCAAGTCGCGCCTGGCCAAGCTCAATCCCGCACCCACCCGCCACATCCCGATCCTGATCGGCGGCAGCGGCGAGAAGAAGACGCTGCGCTACATCGCCGAGCACGGCGACGCGTGGCACGGCTTCAACGACGTCGAACAGTACCGCCACAAGTCGAAGGTGCTCGCTGAGCACTGCGCAGCGGTTGGACGCGATCCCGAGACCATCGAACGTTCGTCGGCCGTGCAGTTCGACGGCGACGTCGATGCGCTGCTCCGCGATGCCGACGCGCTGGCCGCGGAGGGAGTCACCCTGCTGACCGTCGGCGTGACGGGTCCCGACTACGACCTCACCGCCGTCGAAGCCCTGTGCCGGTGGCGCGACACTCGACGTTGA